Proteins encoded by one window of Vitis vinifera cultivar Pinot Noir 40024 chromosome 10, ASM3070453v1:
- the LOC100261516 gene encoding LOB domain-containing protein 4, producing the protein MKESSRKQGAASPCAACKLLRRRCAQDCVFAPYFPADEPQKFANVHKVFGASNVNKMLQELPVEQRGDAVSSMVYEANARVRDPVYGCVGAISSLQQQIDLLQTQLALAQAEVVHLRVRQAASLSTTRHPISPSNSTASPSPSSNFMPPSHTKPFFEMDMVVDHDSLGESVWYPS; encoded by the exons ATGAAGGAGAGTAGTAGGAAGCAAGGTGCAGCCTCTCCATGTGCAGCTTGCAAGCTTCTTAGGAGAAGATGTGCTCAGGACTGTGTTTTTGCTCCTTATTTTCCTGCAGATGAGCCCCAAAAGTTTGCTAATGTCCACAAGGTTTTTGGTGCTAGCAATGTCAACAAGATGTTACAG GAGCTGCCGGTTGAGCAGAGAGGAGATGCAGTGAGTAGCATGGTGTATGAAGCAAATGCAAGGGTTCGGGATCCGGTTTATGGATGCGTTGGGGCCATTTCATCACTGCAACAACAAATTGACTTGCTCCAAACTCAACTGGCCTTAGCTCAAGCTGAGGTGGTGCACTTGAGGGTGCGGCAGGCAGCCTCTTTATCCACTACTCGTCATCCCATTAGCCCTTCCAACAGTACTGCTTCCCCCTCCCCCTCGTCCAACTTCATGCCCCCTTCACATACTAAACCATTTTTTGAAATGGACATGGTTGTTGACCATGATAGCTTGGGAGAGTCTGTGTGGTACCCTAGCTAG
- the LOC100247987 gene encoding photosystem I reaction center subunit III, chloroplastic — protein sequence MSLTIPTNLSKPLKPRLSSPSFQKARPMIVCSASTEPQPTNKSPLQAFSAALALSSIILAAPVPAYADIAGLTPCKESKQFAKREKQALKKLESSLKLYAPDSAPALAINATIEKTKRRFTNYANQGLLCGSDGLPHLIVSGDQRHWGEFITPGILFLYIAGWIGWVGRSYLIAIRDDKKPTQKEIIIDVPLASRLVFRGFIWPVAAYREFVNGDLIAKDV from the coding sequence ATGTCTCTCACCATCCCCACAAACCTCTCCAAGCCCCTCAAGCCAAGGCTCAGCTCTCCCTCCTTCCAAAAGGCAAGGCCTATGATAGTGTGCTCAGCCTCAACTGAGCCACAGCCCACCAACAAATCTCCACTCCAAGCATTCTCTGCTGCGCTTGCACTCTCCTCCATCATTCTAGCTGCTCCAGTCCCTGCCTATGCTGACATCGCCGGGCTCACACCCTGCAAGGAGTCCAAACAGTTCGCCAAGCGGGAGAAGCAGGCACTGAAGAAGCTGGAGTCATCGCTGAAATTGTACGCGCCGGACTCAGCCCCAGCGCTGGCCATAAACGCGACGATCGAGAAGACAAAGAGGAGGTTCACAAACTATGCGAACCAAGGGTTGTTGTGTGGGTCGGATGGGCTGCCACACTTGATAGTGAGCGGGGACCAGAGGCACTGGGGAGAGTTCATTACACCAGGGATATTGTTTTTGTACATTGCTGGATGGATAGGGTGGGTTGGAAGGAGCTATCTGATAGCCATCAGGGATGATAAGAAGCCAACACAGAAGGAGATCATCATTGATGTGCCTTTGGCTTCTAGGTTGGTCTTCAGAGGCTTTATTTGGCCTGTTGCTGCCTACAGAGAGTTCGTCAATGGTGATCTCATTGCCAAGGATGTCTAA